The nucleotide sequence ACGATTTACGATATGTGTAAGGCGGTTGACATGGGCATGGTGATCGGTGATATTCGCCTGTTGCGCAAGACCGGTGGAAAAAGCGGCCCCTGCCCGGCGCCCCGAGGCGGAGAAGACCCGCTCCGATAAATGTTTTACGGCACGCGGCAAGGCGATACCGGGCAAGGTGTTGCCCGGCAAATGTATCAGGAGAACGAAGATGGACAAGGAACAACAGGTCTATTTCAAGAAGAAGCTTGAGGAGATGAGTCAGAACATCCTGGATGAGGCGGAGAAGACCCTCCTGGAGATGACCGACCAGAGCGATAATTATCCCGATCCCACTGACCGCGCCACTGCCGAGTCGAACCGGAACTTTGAACTCCGAATCCGTGACCGGGAGCGGAAATTACTGGCCAAGATCCGCGAGGCCCTGGAGCGGATCGATAACGGAAATTACGGGGTCTGCGAGATCTGTGAAGAGAATATCGGGGCCAAGCGGCTTGAGGCCCGCCCGGTAACCACCCTGTGTGTCAAATGCAAGACAGCCCAGGAACAGCACGAGCGTGAGCACGCGCAGTCCTAGGCAAAGGCACCACAACGCGCTTGCGGTTCGCGGGCGCGTTGCTTCCCTCTGAAATTGGGCGGTGCTGTCAGGCGCTGCCACTGGCTTGAGAAAAAATGCCTGAGCTTCGGAAAGACCCGGTATTGGGGCGCTGGATTATTATTTCCAAGGAACGCAGCCGGCGGCCCACTGATTTCATTATCGAGGAATCGCAGACCAAGGGCGGATTCTGTCCCCTGTGTCCGGGAAACGAGAACACCACCCCGCCCGAGGTCCTGGTATACGGCCGGGATCCGGCTGCGCCGGCCAACTCGCCGGGCTGGGACCTGCGGGTTGTTCCCAATAAATACCCGGCCCTGGTGATAGAAGGGGACCTCAACCGGGAAGGGGTCGGGATATACGATAAGATGAACGGCATCGGGGCCCATGAGGTGTTGATCGAATCCCCGGACCATGATGATGTTTTCGTCTCCATGTCCCACGGCCGGGTGGCCAATGTGTTCAGGGCATTCCGCGACCGGATTATTGATCTCGGTCATGATCCCCGTTTTCGTTACGTGATGGTGTTCAAAAACGCCGGCAAGGCCGCCGGAGCATCGCTTGAGCATTCCCACTCCCAGCTCATCGCCCTGCCGATCCTGCCGCGGATGATCGTCTCCGAACTGGACGGCAGTCTCGCCTACTACCGGTACAAGGAGCGGTGTATCTACTGCGATATTATCCGGCAGGAGATCAGGGAAGATATCCGGGTGGTCTGCCAGAACGATCTGTTTATTGCCATCATGCCCTTTGCCCCCCGGTCGCCCTTTGAGATGATGGTCCTGCCCAAGAAACATTACTCTTCCTATACCATGATGGACCGGGACTCGTTCGACGAACTGGCCCGGGTCTTTTCCGAGTGCATGCAACGGCTTGATGCCTGTATCCCCAATGTTCCCTATAATTTCGTGCTCCATGGCGCGCCGCTGCGGTCCGAGTCCCTTGAGCATTTTCACTGGCATTTCGAGATCAGGCCGAAATTGACCACCATTGCCGGTTTTGAGTGGGGGTCTGGTTTTTACATCAACCCCATGCCGCCCGAGGATGCGGCCAGGTTCCTGAAAGAGGCGCTTCCCGGGTAGCGCGGGCCGGGTCGGCTGTTGAAGAAAAAATGTAACGATGAGCCCCGACGCGGTCCGGATGAGCCATGGACCCCACTGGAGAGAGGAGAAAGCTATGAAAAAGATCTTACTGGTGGACGATGAAGAGGGTATCCATCTCCTTTACCGGGAAGAGCTGGAAGAAGAGGGCTATGAGGTCCATTCGGCCCTGGGCGGGTCCGAGGCCCTGGATAAACTGCCGATCATTGCCCCGGACCTGGTGATCCTGGATATCAATATGCCGGACATGAACGGGATCGAGGTCCTGCGGCGGATGAAGGAGATTAATCCCAAGCTGCCGGTGATCCTGAGCACTGCCTATCATGAGTACAAACAGGACCTCGGGGCCTGGGCCTCGGACGGTTATATCGTCAAATCGGCTGATCTGTCCGAACTCAAGGCCGCGGTCAAGCGTTGTCTCTCCTGATTCCGCCGGGAGCGGGATAAGCGACCACTGCCGCCGGGTCGGCAGTGGTCTTTTTTGTTTTGTCCGTTGTGGGAACATGAAAGATATACAGAGCCAGGCCGATCACCGGCGGATCAATATCAAGAAGGTGGGGGTAAAGGACATCGCCTACCCCATCACCGTGCTTGACAAGGCCCGCAAGGTGCAACGGACCGTGGCCAGCGTCAACATGTACGTCAACCTGCCGCACCGGTTCAAGGGTACCCATATGAGCCGGTTCATCGAGATATTGAACCGTTTCCACGGCGCGGTGGATCTGGAGAGTTTTCGTCAGGTGCTGGAGGAGATGAAGACCCGGCTCAACGCCCAGGCAGCCCATGTGGAGCTGGAATTCCCCTATTTTCTGCAGAAGAGCAGCGGCCGCGGCAATGGGATCGGCATGGTCGAGTATGATTGCCGGATGCACGCCTCCCTGGAAGAGGAAGACCGGCTGACCATGGAGATCCGGGTGCCGATCACCGCCTTGTCAGTCACGCCGGCCGGGGCCGGCCTGCCGCGCTCGCCGGGACGCTGGGGATTTGCCACCGTCCGGCTGCGGTTTAAACATTTTATCTGGATGGAGGACCTGATCCAGATGGTGGAGGAGGTGATCTCCCGGAACCGGGATGGCCGGACAACGGCCGGGAGGCCGCAATTGCCGCTGTCCGTGGAGGGGCTGTCCCAGGCCCTGGGTGAAAGACTGGCCAGCCACCCTGATATTGGCTGGTTTTCGATCATGGTCGAGAACCTGGCCGAGGGCTACAGCACCTTTGCCTCCCTGGAATGGCCGTAACCGTTCAGCAGGGTTTCACCGCTGGTGAAGAAGTATGGCCTTGAAGAGTAGTTTTTTTATATTAGGTCCCATGGAACTTACAGGGTCTCTCCTGTTTAACGTCAAAACGCCAAGATTGGAAAAATGGAGCACGAGCTTTTTTTTGAAATAGGGACCGAGGAGATCCCGGCCGGTTTTATCCAGCCGGCATTGAACAGTCTGCGGGAACAGCTGGCCGACCGTCTGGCCGGCCTGCAGCTCTCCTTTGCCGGGATAAGAACGGTGGCCACCCCGCGGCGGCTGGCGGTGTGCGTCAGCGGCCTGGTCGATTGCCAGCCGGATCGTCAGCAGGAGTTCCTGGGCCCCCC is from Desulfobacterales bacterium and encodes:
- a CDS encoding GTP cyclohydrolase, FolE2/MptA family, coding for MKDIQSQADHRRINIKKVGVKDIAYPITVLDKARKVQRTVASVNMYVNLPHRFKGTHMSRFIEILNRFHGAVDLESFRQVLEEMKTRLNAQAAHVELEFPYFLQKSSGRGNGIGMVEYDCRMHASLEEEDRLTMEIRVPITALSVTPAGAGLPRSPGRWGFATVRLRFKHFIWMEDLIQMVEEVISRNRDGRTTAGRPQLPLSVEGLSQALGERLASHPDIGWFSIMVENLAEGYSTFASLEWP
- a CDS encoding response regulator, which gives rise to MKKILLVDDEEGIHLLYREELEEEGYEVHSALGGSEALDKLPIIAPDLVILDINMPDMNGIEVLRRMKEINPKLPVILSTAYHEYKQDLGAWASDGYIVKSADLSELKAAVKRCLS
- the galT gene encoding galactose-1-phosphate uridylyltransferase, with the protein product MPELRKDPVLGRWIIISKERSRRPTDFIIEESQTKGGFCPLCPGNENTTPPEVLVYGRDPAAPANSPGWDLRVVPNKYPALVIEGDLNREGVGIYDKMNGIGAHEVLIESPDHDDVFVSMSHGRVANVFRAFRDRIIDLGHDPRFRYVMVFKNAGKAAGASLEHSHSQLIALPILPRMIVSELDGSLAYYRYKERCIYCDIIRQEIREDIRVVCQNDLFIAIMPFAPRSPFEMMVLPKKHYSSYTMMDRDSFDELARVFSECMQRLDACIPNVPYNFVLHGAPLRSESLEHFHWHFEIRPKLTTIAGFEWGSGFYINPMPPEDAARFLKEALPG
- the dksA gene encoding RNA polymerase-binding protein DksA, yielding MDKEQQVYFKKKLEEMSQNILDEAEKTLLEMTDQSDNYPDPTDRATAESNRNFELRIRDRERKLLAKIREALERIDNGNYGVCEICEENIGAKRLEARPVTTLCVKCKTAQEQHEREHAQS